A part of Aegilops tauschii subsp. strangulata cultivar AL8/78 chromosome 2, Aet v6.0, whole genome shotgun sequence genomic DNA contains:
- the LOC109767574 gene encoding uncharacterized protein, whose product MANGGGSEHLVQITAGGGGQAKVAAPEKWLNRFVRFVVLIERLGNALGTLAFMWATVVLLGGYASELSPDDDFAFATTIVLLEAVRMFTRDNNRLDYQLFFNTRGAFRPLGWSGLIVIACFSGILEIILKFLWEKHLMKIDGSLFIAVTVALLALGRSITVQRALKLLICNPMRRAASVWTLWSPLVAIVLLAPSISIDGSMIELAVFEVLLLAVLVTTISNLRFTRISKLVDSVLGSKQEFWRKVTINLCMIVALGMLVMLNEDDTSTMIAFEVCALLIVSFGNLQIPAAVVRVMLALNELSEPAAYDESVDGQKNIKASLRIFYGMVLGQGILYAVACMFEFFSFIPRRSLIRGGGFKGQWGMKSVNMYYAYASEKCMQGGVLAPKKINLSTFAMDSVNSDSSKNQLAGIRMMHNFLQSQPTKAQLLSKLATSTKTMARIIRMLDWTSPKDTAIRLYAAKVTAELAKNLRAGTIPGTMQLVSALLDADRRLERGNPLLDTDDEHERRQDPVLNTEDSREVADNQFQTQGQLRDTDILLETESRSTQEVGMNKQNSCVLRCWQHISEFWSIPKEQLRTDHDLLPALAMSIIESLAGVDQDNCVEISKAADLVPKIIRFTICRSDTMNTKAQQEILLKSSLKVLQRLTSIGGETGITLRYKISKHPFLLSNLSGILGDDKSSQISRKLVAGILRNIAVDEKTRQEIGRFQMIITKLMQAFLYSEGTMSTNDDHLSRKVAGQALAMLTIQSAQNCLVILKEPWFMKELKILIHDKRYIYVAASLLRNLCLHARSELRESDLKELSHTLREVLERILDADGAELEILIGLSSQICKVIPEDFTRELDAGQIKQRFAKRLVDTLKANMKPSAHCPGIRRAVLEQVIHLMEYNSRYADCFNAFGMTDALSMVEQTPSKAENYRLFLGDEGFMEYSMPLSDLVARAKELMGCD is encoded by the exons ATGGCCAACGGCGGAGGCAGTGAGCACCTTGTCCAGATAACagctggcggcggcgggcaagccaaggttgccgcaCCGGAGAAGTGGCTGAATCGCTTCGTTCGCTTCGTCGTGCTGATCGAGAGGCTTGGCAACGCGCTTGGCACGCTGGCATTCATGTGGGCGACCGTCGTGCTGCTGGGCGGCTACGCCAGCGAACTCAGCCCCGATGATGATTTTGCGTTCGCGACGACGATAGTTCTCTTAGAAGCCGTAag GATGTTCACCCGTGACAACAATAGACTTGATTATCAACTGTTCTTCAATACCAGAGGAGCTTTTAGGCCTCTTGGCTGGAGTGGACTGATTGTGATTGCATGTTTTTCTGGTATTCTGGAAATCATCTTGAAGTTTCTCTGGGAGAAGCACTTGATGAAGATTGATGGGAGCTTATTTATTGCAGTGACAGTAGCACTACTTGCTCTTGGCCGGTCAATAACTGTTCAAAGAGCTCTGAAACTACTCATATGCAATCCGATGCGTCGTGCCGCATCAGTATGGACTCTATGGAGCCCATTAGTTGCAATCGTATTGCTAGCTCCCTCTATATCCATAGACGGCTCGATGATTGAATTGGCAGTGTTCGAAGTACTACTTTTGGCAGTGCTTGTAACAACAATAAGCAATCTGCGGTTCACAAGAATCAGCAAACTAGTGGACAGTGTTCTAGGCAGCAAACAAGAATTTTGGCGTAAAGTTACTATAAACCTGTGCATGATTGTTGCTCTAGGGATGCTGGTGatgcttaatgaagatgataCATCTACGATGATTGCATTCGAGGTATGTGCTCTATTGATAGTGTCATTTGGCAACTTACAGATTCCAGCAGCAGTTGTGCGGGTCATGCTAGCATTAAATGAGCTTAGCGAGCCTGCTGCATATGATGAAAGCGTGGATGGCCAAAAAAACATTAAAGCCTCTCTAAGAATCTTCTATGGGATGGTGCTTGGACAAGGAATACTCTATGCCGTGGCCTGCATGTTTGAGTTCTTTTCTTTCATCCCTCGAAGATCCCTCATCCGCGGTGGTGGATTTAAAGGTCAGTGGGGAATGAAATCTGTCAATATGTATTACGCATATGCGTCAGAGAAATGCATGCAAGGGGGTGTGCTTGCTCCAAAGAAGATCAACCTCAGCACCTTTGCCATGGATTCTGTGAACTCGGATTCGTCCAAGAATCAGCTCGCCGGGATACGAATGATGCACAACTTTCTGCAAAGTCAACCAACCAAGGCACAACTCCTTTCAAAACTCGCCACTTCTACCAAGACGATGGCCAGAATAATCAGAATGTTGGATTGGACAAGTCCAAAGGATACAGCTATCAGATTATATGCCGCAAAGGTCACTGCAGAGCTTGCAAAGAACCTCCGTGCAGGCACTATCCCTGGTACAATGCAGCTTGTATCTGCACTTCTTGACGCTGATCGCAGACTGGAAAGAGGAAACCCACTCCTAGACACTGATGATGAACACGAACGAAGACAAGATCCAGTTCTGAATACAGAAGATAGCAGAGAGGTGGCTGATAACCAATTCCAAACACAAGGTCAACTTCGGGACACTGATATCCTGCTGGAAACAGAAAGCAGATCAACCCAAGAAGTTGGCATGAACAAACAGAACTCGTGCGTGCTCAGATGCTGGCAGCATATTTCAGAATTCTGGTCAATACCCAAGGAACAGCTGCGGACAGACCACGATCTTCTACCGGCACTGGCCATGTCAATTATTGAAAGTCTTGCTGGTGTTGACCAGGACAACTGTGTGGAGATCAGCAAAGCAGCTGACCTCGTCCCGAAGATCATAAGATTCACAATCTGCAGAAGTGACACGATGAATACCAAGGCACAACAAGAGATCCTGCTCAAATCATCACTGAAGGTGCTGCAAAGGCTCACAAGCATTGGCGGGGAAACCGGCATCACACTGCGGTACAAGATATCAAAACACCCCTTCCTATTGAGTAACCTCTCAGGTATCCTTGGAGACGACAAGAGCAGCCAGATATCGAGAAAGTTGGTGGCGGGAATCCTCAGAAACATTGCCGTTGATGAGAAAACAAGGCAGGAAATTGGTCGCTTCCAAATGATCATCACCAAGCTGATGCAGGCATTTCTCTACTCAGAAGGAACCATGAGTACCAATGATGATCACCTGTCACGGAAGGTCGCCGGGCAAGCATTGGCAATGCTGACAATACAAAGTGCTCAAAACTGCTTGGTTATATTGAAGGAGCCATGGTTCATGAAGGAACTCAAAATCTTGATCCATGATAAAAGGTACATATATGTGGCGGCAAGCCTGCTGCGTAATCTGTGCCTGCATGCTAGATCCGAGCTCAGAGAGTCAGACCTGAAGGAACTATCTCATACCTTGAGAGAG GTGTTGGAAAGAATACTGGACGCGGATGGGGCAGAACTAGAGATCCTGATTGGGCTTAGTTCACAGATATGTAAAGTTATTCCTGAAGACTTTACCCGAGAACTAGACGCTGGTCAGATTAAGCAGAGATTTGCCAAGAGGCTTGTCGACACACTAAAAGCAAACATGAAACCTAGTGCTCATTGTCCTGGGATCAGGAGAGCGGTACTCGAGCAAGTCATACACTTGATGGAGTATAATTCTCGCTATGCAGATTGCTTCAACGCATTCGGGATGACAGATGCACTGTCAATGGTAGAACAAACACCGTCAAAGGCTGAAAACTACAGGCTTTTCTTGGGCGATGAAGGATTCATGGAGTACAGCATGCCTCTCTCCGATCTTGTGGCCAGGGCAAAAGAACTTATGGGCTGTGACTGA
- the LOC109767575 gene encoding uncharacterized protein — translation MHGPYGALNPKNVCMQQNECKCRYPRSFNENMAQGKDSYPAYRRRDNGRQAEVRGKMLDDIWVVPYNPYLLRMFNRHINVDVCSSIKAVKYLYKYIYKGHDRASFSIDQPDANGNIHEIKRYVDARWVTPPEAMWRIFGFPLCANSPSVLQLPLHLPNMHRVAFNEQAHLTDVVASENASKSMLTEYFKANQIYPWARSILYKDFPGSFTWHKGKKYWRPRVEHYQIGRIVSANPAEGERYYLRVLLNHVDGKTSYEGLLTVDGRLCGSFREAAERLGLIEADNTLDDCLTEAEQWVMPCSLGRLFATILVHCEPGDMHGLWDRHFEPMSDAYRQSHMCPIEVEQMITHSILYLYS, via the coding sequence ATGCACGGACCATATGGTGCTCTCAACCCCAAAAATGTGTGCATGCAACAGAACGAGTGCAAGTGCAGATACCCGCGGTCGTTCAATGAAAACATGGCACAGGGCAAGGACTCATACCCAGCTTATCGTCGTCGAGATAATGGTCGGCAGGCTGAGGTCCGGGGTAAAATGTTGGACGACATTTGGGTTGTGCCTTATAACCCTTACCTTCTGCGGATGTTCAATCGCCACATCAACGTTGATGTTTGCTCCAGTATAAAGGCTGTGAAATACCTTTACAAGTACATATACAAGGGCCATGATAGGGCTTCTTTCAGCATTGACCAGCCCGACGCCAATGGTAACATTCATGAGATCAAAAGATACGTAGACGCAAGGTGGGTTACTCCTCCGGAGGCGATGTGGAGGATATTTGGTTTTCCCTTGTGTGCCAACTCCCCGTCTGTCCTACAGTTGCCTCTTCATCTCCCGAATATGCACAGGGTGGCATTCAATGAGCAAGCTCACTTGACCGACGTCGTCGCCTCTGAGAATGCTTCCAAATCCATGTTGACAGAGTATTTCAAGGCTAACCAGATCTACCCGTGGGCTAGGAGTATATTGTACAAGGATTTTCCTGGAAGCTTCACATGGCATAAGGGTAAGAAGTATTGGAGGCCCCGGGTGGAGCATTATCAAATAGGTCGAATTGTGTCTGCCAATCCTGCCGAGGGGGAGCGATACTATCTGCGTGTGCTGCTAAACCACGTTGATGGCAAGACATCCTATGAGGGCCTGCTCACCGTGGATGGTAGGCTATGTGGGAGCTTTAGAGAGGCTGCCGAAAGGTTGGGACTCATCGAGGCAGATAACACGCTCGACGACTGTCTTACCGAGGCAGAGCAGTGGGTGATGCCATGTTCGCTCGGGAGGCTCTTCGCAACAATTTTGGTGCATTGTGAGCCAGGCGACATGCATGGTTTATGGGATAGGCACTTCGAGCCTATGTCTGATGCCTATCGCCAATCACACATGTGCCCGATTGAGGTGGAGCAGATGATCACGCATAGTATACTATATCTCTATTCCTAA